From Syngnathus typhle isolate RoL2023-S1 ecotype Sweden linkage group LG13, RoL_Styp_1.0, whole genome shotgun sequence, a single genomic window includes:
- the greb1l gene encoding GREB1-like protein isoform X5: protein MGNSYAGQLKSARFEEALHNSIEASLRSSSGDPQPIFTQLYLKPEPYPANVDADVKPKVEPHSGELPAQELLTNSHSSNDAEELEEEEDSDSNSPPLPYLQTPVPEGCCTMEGFCQAGKDLRLVSMATEPIDVPTGFELVGAKSPSVAEHILVCAVDRRFLPDDNGKNALLGFSGNCVGCGEKGFRYFTEFSNHINLKLSTQPKKQKHLKYYLVKNSQGALCKGPLICWKDSKTRQLSSGAASTSKPSSSSSVSSKENGGTSANGSSPFSLSDSPPTRMTPASVFFNSPDLSRECGFIKPLGATPGNKTLPLVPTALRVNGPTNGLAVDGRPPLLSPSQITLGAQGQAYRSPDLGDSPVSSAMNSGPPKKRHRRWHPTSMVPVPPTAVPVPAIRPVVCPPGSIVGSVVSPQAPGPGVIQPQPVSAGASVIIPDNLLNCVGVRPVILIGHGTLPYFYGNVGEVVVSPLLVGCYKNSPLSENTLESLGLSGSQQLSVETMILLTLQYLARLGPDQIPLREELEQIVLKAMLCCPGGPAISPSQLPWLARLEASVSGGAVQVVVTHNSLGEGICESLRSLSEGPHLRQSLPTYVLIIYSSKMSGNEFCVMVLGKYQARALAEGMLTTNEFLKEISYELITGKVSVLASHFKTTSLGDNLDKQLVRYQRRRKGQVIQPFQGDVTDHIHSQEAASMSPPSDRELLGKVFQIFPTQLSVARRLLSQVCSIADSGSQNLDLGRFCKVDFLVLVPPSHILVNQTAQRIRQSGVLLDLGMEESCPPQKCDKYVVRLDADVHAKMEAFMRKVKQNPYTLFVLIHDNSHVDLTRYQTCCLKKYMYILTASLTLVSFYEDNKGRRNLARMVIKLNGNIQRMRCSYLEPIEKKRCSISPDFSSSRHFTSALSGSVCHGELQGLADRVVNCQEVLDAMNLLVLQVSCFPYTLQTRQSRISVHNEVHWPSDQSLESLPPGELAYFGLGDYSRSLQWGVASPILRCDDAFEKMVHTLLHRHPHLHSMVIRSYLLIQQYTEAMMALTSSPSLRDHITPETLAMVEDLINAPGREGSQGRGHMLLVRVPSLQLAMLARERLEDVRDKLGLQLCFAVLLGSPASEIILPRNFTCRLRAWRGCENEDWVPLTYEDLEGLPCIVILTGKDPLGETFPRSLKYSDLRLIDSSYLTRTALEQEVGLACTYVSVGVVQEPKKVAGPRESDAEKVVHDGEELERPQSNGSAATRTSGPLVENGVSSSDNTEAVPKPPACASKGVDTSGLKQECDSMGSQFASNPPKTSSKAPPSLYSSSSSSSPSPSSSSAQRPSQSTQCGRRRHPKPAARVSPRTVIMSRPAYNLLSADSGSQLSSFSLLPHADVAWCSPLRPPVTASLHGWEQSAHYRRWTVAKQHHADYEAPSTSHPRRLLLSGPPQVGKTGAYLQFLRILFRMLIRLLEVDVFDEEESDEEEANEETSKVATAVNAQWPDIEDIRKLPFDPNPRGSKFKKASPVHCDKTPKRSRVLKEEDESQSEAKQETKSIRLTRFAAHNAFHHCEQCHHYCDASPATQLSECTFHAFTFCSSMLGEEVQLQFVIPKDKEKHFVFSQQGSHLESMRLPLVSTKDPDLLKSPIFTPTTGRQEHGLLNIYHAMEGAAHLHILVVKHFELPHYRKYWPNHILLVLPAMFNNSGVGAARFMIKELSYHNLELERNRWEEQGVKRQEVWPFIAMMDDSCVLWNAQQPVDNSETSEGGASVLTNVSLKTVLRHIETTPKIPLYAMCGARKWNSGLARKAPARSFSRGHLHDFVLLNVDLTQNVQYDLNRYSCEEVDFNLRVNSSGLLLCRFNSFSLMKKYIPVGGNQDYMVKPKLMEMENPAPISPSQYVCAPDSEQTLLDAPAQFLLEKFLQSCSHRLFPKAIQNPNNPVLSIDSYLNISPEISVCYINSRPHSTNLNHQGLVFSGLLLYLCDSFVVSGLLKKFRFLKGATLCVICQDRSSLRQTIVRLELEDEWQFRLRDEFQTANCSEDRPLYFLTGRHV from the exons ATGGGGAATTCCTACGCCGGGCAGTTGAAGTCTGCTCGCTTCGAAGAGGCCCTGCACAACTCCATCGAGGCGTCGCTGCGCTCCAGCAGCGGAGACCCGCAACCCATCTTCACGCAGCTCTACCTGAAGCCCGAGCCTTATCCTGCCAACGTGGACG CTGACGTGAAACCCAAAGTGGAGCCCCACAGCGGCGAGCTCCCCGCCCAGGAGCTGCTGACCAACAGCCACTCATCCAATGACgcggaggagctggaggaggaagaagactcGGATAGCAACAGTCCCCCGCTGCCCTACTTGCAGACTCCTGTGCCAGAGGGCTGCTGCACTATGGAAG GATTCTGCCAGGCCGGCAAGGACCTGCGCCTAGTCTCCATGGCGACGGAGCCCATCGATGTCCCGACGGGCTTCGAGCTGGTCGGCGCCAAGTCCCCCAGCGTGGCCGAGCACATCCTGGTGTGCGCCGTGGACCGCCGCTTTTTGCCCGACGACAACGGCAAAAATGCACTTTTAG GTTTTTCTGGAAACTGCGTGGGCTGCGGGGAGAAGGGCTTTCGCTACTTCACCGAGTTCTCCAACCACATCAACCTGAAGCTGTCCACGCAACCCAAAAAGCAGAAGCACTTAAAGTATTACCTGGTGAAGAACTCTCAGGGTGCTTTGTGCAAAGGACCGCTCATCTGCTGGAAAG ACAGTAAAACGCGGCAGTTGTCCAGCGGGGCGGCGTCCACGTCCAAACCCAGCTCGTCATCCTCAGTCAGCAGCAAAGAGAACGGCGGAACCAGCGCAAACGGATCGTCTCCTTTCTCCCTTTCGG atTCTCCACCCACCAGAATGACGCCGGCTTCCGTGTTCTTCAATAGCCCGGATCTGAGCAGAGAGTGCGGCTTCATCAAGCCTCTCGGCGCCACGCCTGGAAACAAGACGCTCCCGCTAG TTCCCACCGCCCTGAGGGTAAACGGGCCAACAAATGGCTTGGCTGTGGACGGGCGTCCCCCCTTACTCAGCCCCTCCCAGATCACCTTAGGAGCTCAGGGCCAAGCGTATCGAAGCCCCGACTTAGGAGACAGTCCGG TGTCATCTGCCATGAACTCCGGTCCTCCCAAGAAGCGCCATCGAAGGTGGCATCCCACTTCAATGGTCCCGGTCCCGCCCACGGCTGTCCCCGTGCCGGCCATCCGACCTGTCGTCTGCCCTCCGG GTTCTATCGTAGGTTCTGTGGTTTCTCCCCAAGCCCCCGGGCCGGGCGTCATCCAGCCTCAGCCTGTCAGCGCGGGGGCATCCGTCATCATCCCAGACAACCTGCTCAACTGTGTGGGAGTTCGCCCCGTCATCCTCATTG GGCACGGCACCTTACCTTATTTCTACGGCAATGTGGGGGAAGTGGTGGTGAGCCCCTTGCTGGTGGGCTGCTACAAGAACAGCCCACTGAGCGAGAACACATTGGAGAGCCTCGGCCTTAGCGGCAGCCAGCAGCTCAGCGTGGAGACCATGATTCTGCTCACGTTGCAGTACCTGGCACGTCTAG GTCCGGATCAGATCCCCCTTCGTGAAGAACTAGAGCAGATCGTCCTGAAGGCCATGCTCTGCTGTCCCGGCGGTCCCGCTATCTCCCCGTCCCAGCTGCCTTGGCTGGCTCGCTTGGAGGCCAGCGTTTCCGGGGGCGCGGTCCAAGTGGTGGTCACCCACAATTCGCTGGGCGAGGGCATCTGCGAGTCACTGCGCTCCCTCAGTGAGGGCCCCCACCTCCGGCAGTCGCTTCCCACCTACGTGCTTATCATATACTCCTCCAAGATGAGCGGCAACGAGTTCTGCGTGATGGTATTAG GGAAGTACCAAGCGAGGGCTTTAGCTGAAGGCATGCTGACCACCAACGAGTTCCTGAAGGAGATCAGCTACGAGCTCATCACAGGCAAAGTCAGCGTGTTGGCGTCTCACTTCAAAACCACCTCTCTAG GGGACAATCTGGACAAGCAGCTGGTGCGGTATCAGCGGCGACGGAAGGGCCAGGTCATCCAGCCCTTCCAGGGCGATGTCACTGACCACATCCACTCTCAGGAGGCCGCCAGCATGTCACCACCTTCGGACAGAG AACTGCTCGGCAAGGTCTTCCAGATCTTTCCGACGCAGTTGAGCGTGGCCCGACGCCTCCTCTCGCAGGTCTGCTCCATCGCCGACTCGGGCAGCCAGAACCTGGACTTGGGCCGCTTCTGCAAAGTAGATTTCCTGGTTCTGGTGCCGCCTTCTCACATTTTGGTCAACCAGACGGCACAGCGCATACGAcaatcag GCGTCCTGTTGGACTTGGGGATGGAAGAGTCATGCCCGCCTCAGAAGTGCGACAAGTACGTGGTGCGCCTGGACGCTGACGTGCACGCCAAGATGGAGGCCTTTATGAGGAAAGTCAAACAGAACCCGTACACGCTGTTCGTCCTTATCCACGACAACTCTCATGTTGACCTCACCAGGTATCAGAcatgctgtttaaaaaaatacatgtatatTTTGACTGCCAGTCTGACCTTGGTCTCTTTTTATGAAGATAACAAAGGGAGGAGGAATTTAGCCCGCATGGTGATAAAACTAAACGGAAACATCCAGAGAATGCGTTGTAGTTATCTAGAACCGATTGAGAAAAAAAGATGCTCAATATCACCTGACTTTTCTTCTTCTCGTCACTTTACAAGCGCTCTGTCGGGCTCCGTGTGCCACGGGGAGCTCCAAGGTCTGGCTGACCGCGTGGTCAACTGCCAGGAGGTCCTAGATGCAATGAACCTGCTGGTGCTGCAGGTCAGCTGCTTCCCGTACACGCTGCAGACCCGCCAGTCCCGCATCAGTGTGCACAATGAAGTGCACTGGCCCTCCGATCAAAGTCTG GAGTCGCTCCCTCCCGGCGAGTTGGCCTACTTTGGGCTGGGCGACTACAGCAGATCCCTGCAGTGGGGTGTGGCCAGCCCCATTCTGCGCTGTGACGATGCCTTTGAGAAGATGGTCCACACACTCCTGCACAG ACACCCCCACTTGCACAGCATGGTGATCCGCAGCTACCTGCTCATCCAGCAGTACACGGAGGCCATGATGGCGCTCACCTCTTCGCCGTCGCTGAGAGACCACATCACGCCAGAGACTCTAGCCATGGTGGAGGACCTGATCAACGCACCCGGTCGGGAGGGCTCGCAAGGCCGCGGACACATGCTGCTGGTGCGCGTGCCTTCGCTGCAGCTGGCCATGTTGGCACGCGAGCGGCTCGAGGACGTGcgcgacaagctgggcctccaGCTGTGCTTCGCCGTGCTGCTGGGAAGCCCCGCCTCGGAGATCATTCTGCCCAGGAACTTCACGTGTCGCCTGCGG GCCTGGCGGGGATGCGAGAATGAAGACTGGGTGCCGCTCACCTACGAGGATCTGGAGGGTCTGCCTTGCATCGTCATCCTCACGGGGAAAGACCCTCTTGGAGAGACCTTCCCCAG GTCTCTGAAATACAGCGACCTGCGTCTGATAGACTCCAGCTACCTGACGCGGACGGCCCTGGAGCAGGAGGTGGGCCTGGCCTGCACCTACGTGtcagtgggcgtggtccaggagcCCAAGAAGGTAGCCGGCCCTCGGGAGTCGGACGCCGAGAAGGTCGTTCACGACGGCGAGGAGCTGGAGCGACCTCAGAGCAACGGCAGCGCGGCCACCAGGACCTCAGGACCCTTGGTGGAGAATGGAGTCAGTTCATCCGACAACACGGAGGCCGTCCCGAAGCCCCCAGCCTGCGCGTCCAAAGGCGTCGACACGTCGGGCCTCAAGCAGGAATGCGACTCCATGGGCAGTCAGTTCGCCTCCAACCCTCCCAAAACCTCCTCCAAGGCCCCTCCGTCGCTGTactccagctcctcctcctcctcgccgtcGCCCTCCTCCTCGTCGGCGCAGCGACCCAGCCAGTCCACGCAAtgtggccgccgccgccaccccaAGCCGGCGGCGCGCGTGTCGCCACGTACCGTCATCATGTCGCGGCCGGCGTACAACCTGCTGTCGGCCGACTCGGGCAGCCAGCTGAGCTCCTTCTCGCTCTTGCCCCATGCCGACGTGGCCTGGTGCAGCCCGCTCAGGCCCCCGGTCACGGCGAGCCTGCACGGCTGGGAGCAGAGCGCACACTATCGCCGGTGGACCGTCGCCAAGCAGCACCACGCCGACTACGAGGCGCCATCCACGTCGCACCCTCGACGCCTCCTCCTAAGTGGACCGCCACAG GTGGGCAAGACGGGAGCTTACCTCCAATTCCTTCGTATCTTATTCCGGATGCTCATCCGACTGTTGGAGGTCGACGTGTTCGATGAGGAAGAATCGGACGAGGAAGAGGCAAATGAAG AGACGTCCAAGGTGGCAACGGCCGTAAATGCGCAGTGGCCTGACATCGAAGACATACGCAAGCTTCCCTTCGACCCCAACCCCCGAGGCTCCAAGTTCAAGAAGGCCAGCCCCGTCCACTGCGACAAGACGCCAAAGCGCTCCAGAG TTCTGAAGGAAGAAGACGAAAGCCAAAGTGAAGCCAAGCAGGAGACCAAGTCCATACGACTCACCCGCTTCGCGGCTCACAATGCCTTTCATCACTGTGAGCAGTGTCACCATTACTGCGATGCTAGCCCTGCAACGCAG CTGTCTGAGTGCACATTCCACGCTTTCACCTTCTGCTCGTCCATGCTCGGTGAGGAGGTCCAGCTCCAGTTTGTCATTCCCAAAGACAAGGAGAAGCACTTTGTCTTCAGTCAACAGGGGAGCCACCTGGAAAGCATGCGCCTTCCTCTGGTCTCCACCAAG GACCCCGACCTGTTGAAGAGCCCCATTTTCACGCCAACGACGGGGCGCCAGGAGCACGGCCTGCTCAACATCTATCACGCCATGGAGGGCGCCGCACACCTGCACATCCTGGTGGTCAAGCACTTTGAGCTGCCCCACTACAGGAAGTACTGGCCCAACCACATCCTGCTCGTTCTGCCCGCCATGTTTAACAACTCCGGAGTCG GTGCAGCTCGCTTCATGATCAAGGAACTGTCCTACCACAACCTGGAGCTGGAGAGGAACCGGTGGGAGGAGCAAGGCGTCAAGCGGCAGGAAGTGTGGCCCTTCATCGCCATGATGGACGACTCGTGTGTGTTGTGGAACGCCCAGCAGCCCGTAGACAACAG CGAGACATCCGAGGGTGGCGCCTCAGTGCTTACCAACGTGTCCCTGAAAACGGTGCTGCGCCACATAGAGACCACGCCCAAGATCCCCCTCTACGCTATGTGTGGAGCTCGCAAGTGGAACAGCGGCCTTGCTCGCAAGGCGCCCGCCAGGTCCTTCAGCAGGGGCCACCTGCACGACTTTGTCCTGCTCAACGTGGATCTGACCCAGAACGTCCAGTACGACCTCAACCG ttacaGTTGTGAGGAGGTGGACTTCAATCTTCGGGTCAACAGCAGCGGACTCCTGCTGTGTCGCTTTAACAGCTTCAGCCTGATGAAGAAGTACATTCCAGTCGGGGGCAACCAAGACTACATGGTCAAACCCAAACTCATG GAAATGGAAAACCCCGCCCCCATCAGCCCCTCGCAGTACGTGTGCGCCCCCGACAGCGAGCAGACCCTGCTGGATGCGCCGGCCCAGTTTctgctggaaaaattcctgCAGAGCTGCAGCCACCGATTGTTCCCCAAAGCCATTCAGAACCCGAACAACCCGGTCCTGTCCATTGACAGCTACCTCAATATCAGCCCGGAG ATATCCGTGTGCTACATCAACTCCCGTCCACACTCCACCAACCTCAACCACCAGGGCCTGGTGTTCAGCGGCCTGCTGCTGTACCTCTGCGACTCCTTTGTCGTCTCCGGACTCCTCAAGAAGTTCCGCTTCCTCAAAG GCGCCACCTTGTGCGTCATCTGCCAGGACCGCAGCTCCCTGCGTCAGACCATCGtgcgtctggagctggaggacgAGTGGCAGTTTCGCCTACGCGACGAGTTCCAGACAGCCAACTGCAGCGAGGACCGACCCCTCTACTTTCTCACCGGACGCCACGTTTGA